In Myxococcus stipitatus, the following are encoded in one genomic region:
- the lpdA gene encoding dihydrolipoyl dehydrogenase: protein MAETFDVVIIGSGPGGYVGAIRAGQLGLKTAIIEKDKRLGGTCLHRGCIPTKSLLWTAELFHHVREASDFGVDVSSPTVNWPNAMKHKDKVVTKGANGIDFLMKKNKVTVIKGHGRIAGKGKVEVTAEDGSKQVLDAKNIIIATGSVPKSLPNVPVDHKRVLNSDSILQIDRIPKSIIVLGAGAVGCEFASVFNHVGSKTSIVEYMPALLPIEDADISKELEKIFRRRGIDVHTGSAVEKVEHTADGVRVTMKVGNETKTLEAEILLSAVGRAPVTEDVGLDKTSIKTDRGYIKVDSMLRTSEPNVYAVGDVIPTPMLAHMASAECVVAVEHIAGKNPQPINYDLTPSATYCYPEVASVGLTEKKAKERGYDVKIGNAPFGAVTKAAITNESTGLIKIVSDKKYDEVLGIHIIGPHATELLAEACVALKLEITTEELAGTIHAHPTLSEIVHEGAEATLGHPRHF from the coding sequence GTGGCTGAGACGTTCGACGTGGTGATCATCGGTTCGGGCCCTGGCGGCTACGTGGGTGCCATCCGCGCGGGGCAGCTCGGGCTGAAGACGGCCATCATCGAGAAGGACAAGCGTCTGGGCGGTACCTGCCTCCATCGCGGGTGCATCCCCACCAAGTCCCTGCTGTGGACGGCGGAGCTGTTCCACCATGTCCGCGAGGCGAGCGACTTCGGCGTCGACGTGTCGAGCCCGACGGTCAACTGGCCCAACGCGATGAAGCACAAGGACAAGGTCGTCACCAAGGGTGCCAACGGCATCGACTTCTTGATGAAGAAGAACAAGGTGACGGTCATCAAGGGCCACGGCCGCATCGCTGGCAAGGGCAAGGTGGAGGTCACCGCCGAGGACGGCTCCAAGCAGGTCCTCGACGCGAAGAACATCATCATCGCGACGGGCTCGGTGCCCAAGTCCCTGCCGAATGTGCCGGTGGACCACAAGCGCGTGCTGAACAGCGACTCCATCCTGCAGATCGACCGCATCCCCAAGAGCATCATCGTCCTGGGCGCCGGCGCGGTGGGCTGCGAGTTCGCGTCCGTCTTCAACCACGTGGGCAGCAAGACCTCCATCGTGGAGTACATGCCCGCGCTGCTCCCCATCGAGGACGCGGACATCTCCAAGGAGCTGGAGAAGATCTTCCGCCGCCGTGGCATCGACGTGCACACGGGCTCCGCGGTGGAGAAGGTGGAGCACACGGCCGATGGCGTGCGCGTCACCATGAAGGTGGGCAACGAGACGAAGACGCTCGAGGCCGAGATCCTCCTGTCCGCCGTGGGCCGCGCGCCGGTGACGGAGGACGTGGGCCTGGACAAGACGTCCATCAAGACCGACCGCGGCTACATCAAGGTCGACTCGATGCTGCGCACCAGCGAGCCCAACGTCTACGCCGTGGGCGACGTCATCCCCACCCCGATGCTGGCCCACATGGCGAGCGCGGAGTGCGTGGTGGCGGTGGAGCACATCGCCGGGAAGAACCCGCAGCCCATCAACTACGACCTGACGCCGTCCGCTACGTACTGCTACCCGGAGGTCGCCTCGGTGGGCCTCACGGAGAAGAAGGCCAAGGAGCGCGGCTACGACGTGAAGATTGGCAACGCCCCGTTCGGCGCGGTGACCAAGGCGGCCATCACCAACGAGTCGACCGGTCTCATCAAGATCGTCTCGGACAAGAAGTACGACGAGGTGTTGGGCATCCACATCATCGGGCCCCACGCGACGGAGCTGCTGGCCGAGGCGTGTGTCGCGCTGAAGCTGGAGATCACCACCGAGGAACTGGCGGGCACCATCCACGCCCACCCGACGCTCTCGGAGATCGTCCACGAGGGCGCCGAGGCCACGCTGGGCCACCCGCGCCACTTCTAG
- a CDS encoding DofB protein → MNGPTTYKAELIDRVIFSRWLNPPTKEDVAAILVQMEEAAQRLGTRLIYVGSVSPKSKVPDANERTILNNFLVDSRRTCIEQAWLIYEGTDLQHNLQRVIISGVLILTRTFDNYLSVAKSGDAIIKDVSAVLKKDAAPIFQLAKERGLVM, encoded by the coding sequence GTGAACGGCCCCACCACGTACAAGGCAGAGCTCATCGACCGAGTCATCTTCTCGCGTTGGCTGAATCCTCCAACCAAGGAGGATGTCGCGGCGATATTGGTTCAGATGGAAGAAGCCGCGCAGCGGCTCGGTACGCGCCTCATCTACGTTGGTTCGGTGAGCCCGAAGTCCAAGGTTCCCGACGCGAACGAGCGCACCATCCTCAACAACTTCCTCGTGGACTCGAGGAGGACGTGCATCGAGCAGGCGTGGCTCATCTACGAGGGCACCGACCTTCAGCACAACCTTCAGCGCGTCATCATCTCCGGCGTGCTGATCCTGACCCGCACCTTCGACAACTACCTGTCGGTGGCGAAGTCGGGCGATGCGATCATCAAGGACGTCAGCGCCGTGCTCAAGAAGGACGCGGCGCCCATCTTCCAACTCGCCAAGGAGCGCGGCCTCGTGATGTGA
- the hisIE gene encoding bifunctional phosphoribosyl-AMP cyclohydrolase/phosphoribosyl-ATP diphosphatase HisIE, with protein sequence MLDLDRLDFTKGQGLVTVVTQDVRTGDVLMVAHADREALALTLATGEMHYRSRTRGLWHKGATSGNTQRVVALRADCDGDTVLARVEKAGPACHSGEESCFGPGRWDGLSALDATLADRAARGPATGEKPGYTHRLLADRNLRLKKVGEEAAELVTACADADPARAVEEAADLLYHLLVAIRPLGLGLDDVKAVLARRAVKPSLPGNAG encoded by the coding sequence ATGTTGGACCTGGACAGACTCGACTTCACCAAGGGCCAAGGGCTCGTGACGGTGGTGACCCAGGATGTGCGCACCGGCGATGTGTTGATGGTGGCGCACGCGGACCGGGAGGCCCTGGCGCTCACGCTCGCGACGGGCGAGATGCACTACCGCTCCCGCACGCGGGGCCTCTGGCACAAGGGCGCCACCAGCGGGAACACGCAACGCGTGGTGGCCCTCCGCGCGGACTGCGACGGTGACACCGTGCTGGCGCGTGTGGAGAAAGCGGGACCGGCCTGCCACTCCGGAGAAGAGTCCTGCTTCGGCCCGGGGCGATGGGATGGGCTTTCGGCGCTCGATGCCACGCTCGCTGATCGCGCGGCGCGGGGGCCTGCCACCGGTGAGAAGCCCGGCTACACCCATCGCCTGCTGGCGGATCGCAACCTTCGCCTCAAGAAGGTGGGTGAAGAGGCCGCGGAGCTCGTGACGGCCTGTGCGGACGCGGACCCCGCTCGCGCGGTGGAGGAGGCCGCGGACCTCCTCTACCACCTGCTCGTCGCCATCCGACCTCTCGGTCTCGGCCTGGACGATGTGAAGGCGGTCCTCGCTCGCCGTGCAGTGAAGCCATCACTTCCTGGCAATGCTGGATGA
- the hisN gene encoding histidinol-phosphatase, which yields MTDLTSIEGLMQAAAEVARKSGDVALGFFRDGIAVDTKSDGTPVTVADRTAEQTAREWLEARFPEDGILGEEFGETRAGAERRWILDPIDGTKTFIRGVPLWGTLVALAKGERILVGAAYFPAVGELLVAAPGEGCFWNGSHTQVSRQTDLSRAVVLCTDERFLTYPERGEAWRRLAREAAVSRTWGDCYGYLMVATGRADVMVDELLSPWDAAALQPIIEEAGGVFSDWTGRRTSFGGSGIATNGLLSQAVRERLGATGNP from the coding sequence ATGACGGACCTGACGAGTATCGAAGGACTGATGCAGGCGGCGGCGGAGGTGGCGCGCAAGTCGGGCGACGTGGCGCTGGGCTTCTTCCGGGATGGCATCGCGGTGGACACCAAGAGCGACGGCACCCCTGTCACCGTGGCGGACCGCACCGCGGAGCAGACGGCGCGCGAGTGGCTGGAGGCTCGCTTCCCCGAGGACGGAATCCTCGGTGAGGAGTTCGGCGAGACGCGCGCAGGGGCCGAACGCCGTTGGATTCTGGACCCCATCGACGGGACGAAGACCTTCATCCGGGGCGTACCGCTGTGGGGCACTCTGGTGGCGCTGGCGAAAGGGGAGCGCATCCTCGTGGGCGCCGCGTACTTCCCCGCGGTGGGCGAGCTGTTGGTGGCCGCGCCGGGGGAGGGGTGCTTCTGGAACGGCAGCCACACGCAGGTGTCGAGGCAGACGGACCTCTCGCGCGCGGTGGTGCTCTGCACGGACGAGCGTTTCCTCACGTATCCCGAGCGAGGCGAGGCCTGGCGGCGGCTCGCGCGTGAAGCGGCGGTGTCACGCACATGGGGCGACTGTTACGGCTACTTGATGGTCGCGACCGGACGCGCGGATGTGATGGTGGACGAACTGCTGTCACCTTGGGACGCGGCCGCCCTCCAGCCGATCATCGAGGAGGCCGGAGGTGTCTTCTCCGACTGGACAGGGCGCAGGACCTCCTTCGGCGGAAGTGGCATCGCCACCAACGGACTCCTGTCACAGGCTGTCCGTGAACGGCTCGGCGCGACGGGGAACCCGTGA
- the hisF gene encoding imidazole glycerol phosphate synthase subunit HisF, giving the protein MLTRRLIVCLDVKGGRVVKGVRFEGLRDIGDPVELALRYEREGADEVTFLDISASVEERETLWELVRRTAERLFIPLTVGGGVRTVEDVGRALRAGADKVSINSAAVARPELLTECAERFGAQCVVASIDARRDGPGWRVHTHGGRRPTDLEAVAWARECVARGAGEVLLTSIDQDGARSGYDLELTRAVADAVEVPVIASGGAGCAEHVREGLVRGGADAALVAGILHDGLTTVGAIKTLLVASGLPIRSTT; this is encoded by the coding sequence ATGCTGACACGACGGCTCATCGTTTGCCTGGACGTGAAGGGCGGCAGGGTGGTGAAGGGCGTTCGCTTCGAGGGCCTCCGAGACATCGGAGACCCGGTGGAGTTGGCGCTTCGCTACGAGCGGGAAGGCGCGGATGAGGTGACGTTCCTCGACATCTCCGCGAGCGTCGAGGAGCGGGAGACCCTGTGGGAGCTCGTGCGGCGCACCGCGGAGCGGCTGTTCATCCCGCTGACCGTGGGAGGCGGCGTTCGCACGGTGGAGGACGTGGGCCGCGCGCTGCGGGCGGGCGCGGACAAGGTGAGCATCAACTCGGCGGCGGTGGCTCGTCCAGAGCTGCTCACGGAGTGCGCGGAGCGATTTGGTGCGCAGTGTGTGGTGGCCAGCATCGACGCGCGGAGGGACGGGCCGGGTTGGCGTGTGCACACTCACGGGGGCCGCAGGCCCACGGACCTGGAGGCCGTGGCCTGGGCCCGGGAGTGTGTGGCACGAGGCGCGGGCGAGGTCCTGCTCACCAGCATCGACCAGGACGGGGCCCGCTCGGGGTATGACCTGGAGCTGACCCGCGCGGTGGCGGACGCGGTGGAAGTGCCCGTGATTGCCTCGGGGGGCGCGGGCTGTGCCGAGCACGTGCGAGAGGGGCTCGTGCGAGGTGGCGCGGACGCCGCGCTGGTGGCGGGCATCCTCCACGATGGGCTCACCACGGTGGGCGCCATCAAGACGCTGCTCGTCGCGAGCGGCCTTCCCATACGGAGCACGACATGA
- a CDS encoding imidazoleglycerol-phosphate dehydratase yields MTTVTRETKETKVRVELSMGRGATEVDTGLKFFDHMLSTFARYAGLDLKLWARGDLTHHVMEDVAITVGTAVQRVIPATAARFAERTLPMDDALVQACLDAGGRFFYEGPLKNRLYEHWMRSFCEHAKVTLHLRVLRGRDSHHVTEAAFKALGLSLRDAMVDTGTVFSMKGAVVLEVNEC; encoded by the coding sequence ATGACCACCGTCACTCGGGAGACGAAGGAGACGAAGGTCCGCGTGGAGCTGTCCATGGGTCGCGGCGCCACGGAGGTGGACACGGGGCTCAAGTTCTTCGACCACATGCTCTCCACCTTCGCGCGCTACGCGGGGCTCGACTTGAAGCTGTGGGCGCGAGGCGACCTCACCCACCATGTCATGGAGGACGTGGCCATCACCGTGGGCACCGCGGTTCAACGCGTGATTCCCGCCACGGCGGCGCGCTTCGCGGAGCGGACACTCCCGATGGACGACGCGCTGGTCCAGGCCTGTCTCGACGCGGGTGGGCGCTTCTTCTACGAGGGGCCGCTGAAGAACCGCCTCTATGAGCACTGGATGCGCTCCTTCTGCGAGCACGCGAAGGTGACGCTGCATCTGCGAGTCTTGCGCGGACGGGACAGTCACCACGTCACGGAGGCGGCGTTCAAGGCGCTGGGCCTCTCCTTGAGGGATGCGATGGTGGATACCGGCACCGTGTTCAGCATGAAGGGCGCCGTGGTCCTGGAGGTGAACGAATGCTGA
- a CDS encoding 1-(5-phosphoribosyl)-5-[(5-phosphoribosylamino)methylideneamino] imidazole-4-carboxamide isomerase: MKAIAAIDLREGACVQLVGGSYDAERVRVNDPLEALQRWRELGFRHFHVVDLDAALGRGSNAEVITRLTSQAPGLVFTVGGGVRDSARVTALLEGGASGVVVGTRAIEDAAWLADVANRHPGRVVVAADVRGREVVTRGWTLGSGRALEEVLSALEPLPLGGLLVTAVHKEGQLEGVDLSLMRDVVSRTRHRLLASGGVTTLEDLRGLSSVGASGAVIGMALYTGRLDARAVAREFSE; the protein is encoded by the coding sequence ATGAAGGCGATTGCCGCGATTGATTTGCGCGAAGGCGCCTGTGTGCAGCTCGTCGGAGGTTCGTACGACGCGGAGCGGGTCCGGGTGAATGACCCGCTGGAGGCGCTCCAGCGTTGGCGCGAGCTCGGCTTTCGCCACTTCCATGTCGTCGACCTGGATGCGGCCCTGGGGCGTGGCTCCAACGCGGAGGTCATCACGCGGCTGACGTCGCAAGCGCCGGGGCTCGTGTTCACCGTGGGCGGTGGCGTGAGGGATTCAGCCCGGGTGACGGCACTGCTGGAAGGGGGCGCCTCGGGGGTCGTGGTGGGAACACGCGCCATCGAGGACGCGGCCTGGCTCGCGGACGTGGCGAACCGTCATCCCGGGCGCGTGGTCGTGGCGGCGGACGTGCGAGGTCGCGAAGTGGTGACGCGGGGTTGGACTCTCGGCAGTGGCCGCGCACTCGAGGAGGTGCTCTCGGCGCTGGAGCCATTGCCGCTCGGTGGGCTGTTGGTGACGGCGGTGCACAAGGAGGGGCAGCTCGAAGGCGTGGACCTGTCGCTCATGCGTGACGTGGTGTCTCGCACGCGTCACCGGCTCCTGGCGTCGGGGGGCGTGACGACCTTGGAGGACTTGCGCGGCTTGTCGTCGGTGGGCGCCTCCGGGGCGGTCATCGGCATGGCGCTGTACACGGGCCGGCTGGATGCGCGCGCGGTCGCGCGGGAGTTCTCGGAATGA
- the hisH gene encoding imidazole glycerol phosphate synthase subunit HisH, with translation MRVTLFDYGAGNLHSLSKALSTVPGVDVRVEEDPRRAVDTEVLVLPGVGAFGAAAARLSPGLDVMRTALEGGLPCLGICLGMQLLFDSSEEGPGQGVGHFAGRVTRLNARRVPQMGWNSVDADRTVSGSTMAMAYYAHSFVCRAEDSSVVTAWTTHEGDRFPAAVRRGSVVGVQFHPEKSSSQGVAFIQGFLREVSS, from the coding sequence ATGAGAGTCACCCTGTTCGACTATGGCGCGGGCAACCTGCACTCGTTGAGCAAGGCGCTGTCCACGGTGCCGGGTGTCGACGTGCGCGTGGAGGAAGACCCCAGGCGCGCGGTGGACACGGAGGTCCTCGTGTTGCCGGGGGTGGGAGCGTTCGGTGCGGCGGCGGCGCGGCTGTCCCCTGGACTCGATGTGATGCGCACCGCGCTGGAGGGAGGGCTCCCTTGTCTGGGCATCTGCCTGGGGATGCAGCTCCTGTTTGACTCGAGTGAAGAAGGCCCTGGTCAAGGCGTGGGCCACTTCGCGGGACGGGTGACCCGGCTCAACGCGAGGCGTGTTCCTCAGATGGGATGGAACTCAGTGGACGCGGACCGCACGGTGTCCGGCTCGACGATGGCGATGGCCTACTACGCGCACAGCTTCGTCTGTCGCGCCGAGGACTCCTCCGTCGTGACGGCCTGGACGACCCATGAAGGCGACCGTTTTCCCGCGGCGGTGAGGCGGGGCTCGGTGGTCGGCGTGCAGTTCCACCCCGAGAAGTCTTCGTCACAGGGGGTGGCCTTCATCCAGGGCTTCCTCCGCGAGGTGTCATCATGA
- a CDS encoding pyridoxal phosphate-dependent aminotransferase, with product MIPLRASYRDIPLYSPPKRPCRVDLSDNTNLFGVPPAAARKLGEFSSEWLRRYPRSYAPDLRQVLASRLGVAAEWVTTGCGSDDVLDSALRAFLEPGEVLAFQDPTFVMMPLFAKVNGLRTEPVPLCADFDVDPEALLATGAKVIYLCTPNNPTGTVLSRESVERVVERAPGIVIIDEAYADFARGPGFLDLALTRTNVLVTRTFSKAFGLASMRVGWGVGHPRLVAEVEKARGPYKLTQLAESMAVATLNEDLAWVRVWAAEAVANRERLREALMSMGLAPLPSEGNFVLVPLPGALEVAERMRERDVNVRAFQGLTGVGDALRIGSGPWPLLETALTALRESLR from the coding sequence ATGATTCCCCTTCGAGCGTCCTACCGGGACATCCCGCTCTACTCGCCGCCGAAGCGGCCGTGTCGCGTGGATTTGAGTGACAACACCAACCTGTTTGGCGTGCCGCCCGCCGCGGCGCGCAAGCTGGGGGAGTTCTCCTCGGAATGGTTGAGGCGTTATCCCCGGAGCTACGCCCCGGACTTGCGGCAGGTGCTGGCGTCGAGGCTCGGCGTGGCCGCGGAATGGGTGACGACGGGGTGTGGCTCCGACGATGTCCTCGACAGTGCGCTGCGTGCGTTCCTGGAGCCGGGGGAGGTGCTCGCCTTCCAGGACCCCACGTTCGTGATGATGCCGCTGTTCGCGAAGGTGAACGGCCTGCGGACCGAGCCGGTGCCACTGTGTGCCGACTTTGATGTGGACCCGGAGGCCCTGCTCGCCACGGGGGCGAAGGTCATCTACCTGTGCACGCCCAACAACCCCACGGGCACGGTGTTGTCGCGAGAGTCCGTGGAGCGTGTGGTGGAGCGGGCGCCTGGGATTGTCATCATCGACGAGGCCTATGCCGACTTCGCACGCGGCCCAGGCTTCCTGGACCTGGCGCTGACGCGGACGAACGTGCTGGTGACGCGCACGTTCTCCAAGGCGTTCGGGCTCGCGAGCATGCGCGTGGGTTGGGGGGTGGGGCACCCTCGACTGGTGGCCGAAGTGGAGAAGGCGCGGGGGCCGTACAAGCTCACCCAGCTCGCGGAGTCGATGGCCGTGGCCACGTTGAACGAGGACTTGGCGTGGGTGCGCGTGTGGGCCGCTGAGGCGGTGGCGAATCGGGAGCGGCTTCGTGAAGCCCTGATGTCGATGGGACTCGCGCCGCTGCCGTCCGAGGGCAACTTCGTGTTGGTGCCGTTGCCTGGAGCACTCGAGGTGGCGGAGCGGATGCGCGAGCGCGATGTGAATGTCCGGGCCTTCCAAGGGCTGACCGGCGTGGGAGATGCGCTCCGGATTGGCAGTGGTCCATGGCCCTTGTTGGAGACGGCGCTCACGGCGCTGCGGGAGTCGCTGCGATGA
- the hisD gene encoding histidinol dehydrogenase, which translates to MAPLPSFLRFRGPLSKLSPGDLRRLLSRGGAVDSRIAARVRELISQVQLDGDSALFEMARRFDGVSLASLEVPRARCEAALETLDPSMVRALTRAVRNISRAHEVQRPRAMEVETEPGVLVGRRPDPLGRVGVYAPGGRAVYPSSVLMGVVPAKVAGVGEVIVCSPPGSNGLPHASVLAASVLAGADRVFALGGAGAVAAMAYGTQSVPRVDRIVGPGNAYVAEAKLQVVGAVAIEAPAGPSEILVVADDTANPGAVAREVLAQAEHDPEAACVVVALGEGIAEAIAEQVMSLSVSAKRREIVDAALGSRGAVLSVGSMEEAWPFVADFAPEHLLLATAAPSADLGRVRNAGTVFLGERSSVAYGDYMTGSNHVLPTAGLARAYSGLSLLDFYRWTTYQRVERSASAALADDVGLLADSEGLFAHAEAARAWRGA; encoded by the coding sequence ATGGCTCCGCTCCCTTCGTTCCTTCGCTTCCGAGGTCCGCTCTCGAAGTTGTCACCCGGGGACCTGCGCCGGTTGTTGTCTCGCGGTGGGGCCGTCGATTCGCGCATCGCCGCTCGGGTGCGGGAGCTCATCTCCCAGGTGCAGCTCGATGGAGACAGCGCGCTCTTCGAGATGGCGCGTCGCTTCGATGGTGTGTCGTTGGCTTCGCTGGAGGTGCCTCGGGCCCGCTGCGAGGCGGCGCTGGAGACGTTGGACCCGTCCATGGTGCGAGCGCTGACTCGCGCGGTGCGCAACATCTCCCGAGCCCATGAGGTGCAGCGACCTCGGGCGATGGAGGTGGAGACGGAGCCCGGAGTGTTGGTGGGGCGCAGGCCGGATCCACTGGGGCGAGTCGGCGTGTACGCGCCGGGAGGCCGGGCGGTCTACCCCAGCAGCGTGTTGATGGGCGTGGTGCCGGCGAAGGTCGCGGGAGTGGGGGAGGTCATCGTCTGCTCTCCACCGGGGAGCAACGGACTGCCGCACGCGAGTGTGCTGGCCGCCTCGGTGTTGGCGGGGGCGGACCGGGTCTTCGCACTGGGCGGCGCGGGAGCGGTGGCGGCCATGGCGTACGGGACACAGAGCGTGCCTCGGGTGGACCGCATCGTCGGACCGGGGAACGCGTACGTCGCCGAAGCCAAGCTCCAGGTGGTGGGCGCGGTGGCCATCGAAGCGCCCGCGGGCCCGAGTGAAATCCTCGTCGTCGCCGACGACACGGCGAATCCGGGGGCGGTCGCTCGAGAGGTCCTGGCCCAGGCGGAACATGACCCGGAAGCGGCGTGTGTGGTGGTGGCCTTGGGGGAAGGTATCGCGGAGGCCATCGCGGAGCAGGTGATGAGTCTGTCGGTGAGCGCGAAGCGGCGGGAGATCGTGGACGCGGCGTTGGGTTCGCGAGGGGCGGTGTTGAGTGTGGGCTCGATGGAGGAGGCCTGGCCCTTCGTGGCGGACTTCGCGCCGGAGCACCTGCTCCTCGCCACGGCGGCGCCGTCGGCGGACCTCGGGCGGGTGCGCAACGCGGGCACCGTCTTCCTGGGGGAACGCTCGTCCGTGGCGTACGGCGACTACATGACGGGGTCGAATCACGTGTTGCCCACGGCGGGGTTGGCGCGGGCGTACTCGGGACTCAGCCTGCTCGACTTCTACCGGTGGACCACCTACCAGCGCGTGGAGCGTTCGGCGTCGGCCGCGCTGGCGGACGACGTGGGACTGCTCGCGGACAGCGAGGGGCTCTTCGCTCACGCGGAGGCCGCGCGGGCCTGGAGGGGCGCATGA
- the hisG gene encoding ATP phosphoribosyltransferase, translating to MLLKIALPNKGRLSEEVRELFNEAGLEVRVRGDRALTASLGGEFEAIFVRARDIPEFVADGAAHAGVTGWDLVNEAGRHLEHLMDLELGRCRLVVAAREESGIGQVSDVRDGMRVASCFPRLTQDYFARRGQSITVVPVSGATEIAPHLGIADIVVDLTSTGSTLKMNGLREVATVLESSARLVACQANDAQVRGTLDELKLALGSVLAARGKRYVMANVPKEMLPRVREVLPGLNGPTVVDVLDGGRFVAVHAVVPTKAIYRTVNALKSLGGEGILVTRIERLVA from the coding sequence ATGCTGCTGAAGATTGCCCTGCCCAACAAAGGCCGTTTGTCCGAAGAGGTTCGTGAGCTGTTCAACGAAGCGGGGCTGGAGGTGCGTGTCCGAGGGGACCGCGCGCTCACCGCGTCGTTGGGCGGTGAGTTCGAGGCCATCTTCGTGCGTGCCCGAGACATCCCGGAGTTCGTCGCGGACGGGGCCGCGCATGCGGGGGTGACGGGGTGGGACCTGGTGAACGAGGCGGGGCGGCATCTCGAGCACCTGATGGACCTGGAGCTGGGCCGATGCCGGCTGGTGGTCGCGGCGCGTGAGGAGAGCGGCATTGGTCAGGTCAGCGACGTGCGGGACGGCATGCGCGTGGCGTCGTGTTTCCCTCGGCTGACGCAGGACTACTTCGCGCGGCGGGGGCAGAGCATCACGGTGGTTCCTGTCTCGGGGGCGACGGAGATCGCCCCCCACCTGGGCATCGCGGACATCGTGGTGGACCTGACCTCCACCGGGTCCACGCTGAAGATGAACGGGCTTCGCGAGGTGGCCACGGTGTTGGAGTCCAGCGCGCGGCTGGTGGCGTGCCAGGCGAACGACGCGCAGGTGCGTGGAACGTTGGACGAGCTGAAGCTCGCGCTGGGTTCGGTGCTCGCGGCGCGGGGCAAGCGCTACGTGATGGCCAACGTGCCGAAGGAGATGCTGCCGCGCGTGCGTGAAGTCCTGCCGGGGCTCAACGGGCCCACGGTGGTGGATGTCCTGGATGGAGGGCGCTTCGTCGCGGTGCACGCGGTGGTGCCCACCAAGGCCATCTACCGCACCGTCAATGCGCTGAAGTCCCTGGGGGGCGAAGGCATCCTCGTCACTCGGATTGAAAGGCTGGTGGCGTGA
- the thiO gene encoding glycine oxidase ThiO: MRVSDVIIVGGGIMGCGIALRLRQAGARVTVLERSIPGAEASSAAAGMLAPQMEADGPGPFLELCLRSRGLYPAFAEELRELSGVDIAYRPSGVLKVAFTEAAVHHVEATVLWQRGMGLRAELLDGTQARALEPRLSAKALAAAHFPDDHQVDNRLLVRALTMAAARVGAEFRSGYVRGIVHEAGRAVGVDLDGEVLRADAVVLAAGSWSSLVQGAGVEAKSVRPARGQMIQLQTRLPLVDHILTSEKGYIVPRADGRVIAGSTMELVGFDKQVTAAGLARILDMALELCPELGNAPITETWAGFRPWTEDKRPYLGEGPMPGLFLATGHFRNGILLAPITAKLVAQALLGERTSMDLTPFRYDRAPRAQA, encoded by the coding sequence ATGCGAGTCTCGGACGTCATCATCGTGGGCGGGGGCATCATGGGCTGTGGCATCGCGCTGCGGCTGCGGCAAGCGGGCGCACGTGTCACGGTCCTGGAACGCTCCATCCCCGGCGCGGAGGCCAGCAGCGCCGCCGCGGGCATGCTCGCGCCCCAGATGGAGGCGGACGGTCCCGGCCCCTTCCTTGAGCTGTGCCTGCGAAGCCGCGGCCTGTACCCCGCCTTCGCCGAGGAGCTGCGCGAGCTGTCCGGCGTCGACATCGCCTACCGGCCCAGCGGCGTCCTCAAGGTGGCCTTCACCGAGGCCGCGGTCCATCACGTCGAGGCCACCGTCCTCTGGCAGCGCGGCATGGGCCTGCGCGCGGAGCTCCTCGATGGCACCCAGGCCCGGGCGCTGGAGCCGCGACTCTCCGCGAAGGCGCTGGCCGCGGCGCACTTCCCGGATGACCACCAGGTGGACAACCGGCTCCTCGTGCGCGCGCTGACCATGGCCGCCGCGCGTGTGGGCGCCGAGTTCCGCAGCGGCTATGTGCGCGGCATCGTCCACGAAGCGGGCCGCGCGGTGGGCGTGGACCTGGATGGCGAAGTGCTGCGCGCCGACGCGGTGGTGCTCGCCGCGGGCTCCTGGTCCTCGCTGGTCCAGGGCGCGGGCGTGGAGGCGAAGTCCGTGCGCCCGGCGCGCGGGCAGATGATCCAACTCCAGACGCGCCTGCCCCTCGTCGACCACATCCTCACCTCGGAGAAGGGCTACATCGTCCCCCGCGCGGACGGACGGGTCATCGCCGGGAGCACCATGGAGCTGGTGGGCTTCGACAAGCAGGTGACGGCGGCGGGTCTGGCGCGCATCCTCGACATGGCGCTGGAGCTGTGTCCGGAGCTTGGCAACGCCCCCATCACCGAGACCTGGGCCGGCTTCCGCCCGTGGACCGAGGACAAGCGGCCCTACCTCGGAGAGGGCCCCATGCCGGGCCTCTTCCTCGCCACCGGCCACTTCCGCAACGGCATCCTCCTGGCCCCCATCACCGCGAAGCTGGTCGCCCAGGCCCTGCTCGGAGAGCGGACGAGCATGGACCTGACGCCGTTCCGGTATGATCGCGCCCCCAGAGCCCAGGCGTGA